In a single window of the Desertifilum tharense IPPAS B-1220 genome:
- a CDS encoding ABC transporter ATP-binding protein — translation MTDLFRVENLRVAYPQTSPSVEWAVDDVSFTLKAGERMGLVGESGCGKSTLGRAAMRLLPPITQIEGKVWFQGQSVFELNPTELRKFRGEAVALVFQDPMTRLDPLMTIGDHCIETLRAHQPELSKQQAKEIALSTLEAVKIPAARWSQYPHEFSGGMRQRVAIALALLLNPKLIVADEPTTSLDVTVAAQILQELTRLCREREMGLLVISHDLAMIGEYCDKIGVMYNGRLVELGETEAIFRQPQHEYTRSLLKAALHIQATPDAEVSPQPLEKIEPLLRVTELKQHYTLEGSLIQQLFRKETPAIKAVDGVTLELYPGEIFGLVGESGCGKSTLSRTLLQLIRPTSGTVEFLGQNLTHANRKTLREFRRQMQMVFQDPHACLNPLMTIGESIADPLLIHKLANPKEAKVQVLQMLERVGLSPATGYYDRYPGELSGGQQQRVAIARALITRPKLLICDEPVSMLDASVQAQVLDLMLELKRDFDLTYLFITHDLWLARFLCDRIAVMNAGKIVEIGITQDIFNQPQHPYTQTLLSSAPLLARTP, via the coding sequence ATGACTGATTTGTTTCGCGTTGAGAATCTGCGAGTTGCTTATCCTCAGACTAGCCCGTCTGTTGAATGGGCTGTAGATGACGTTTCCTTTACCTTGAAGGCGGGGGAACGCATGGGGTTAGTGGGGGAGTCTGGTTGCGGGAAATCGACCCTTGGGCGGGCTGCTATGCGCCTTTTACCGCCAATAACGCAGATTGAGGGGAAGGTTTGGTTTCAAGGTCAATCGGTTTTTGAGTTAAATCCAACCGAGTTACGCAAATTTCGCGGGGAAGCCGTAGCGTTGGTGTTTCAAGACCCCATGACGCGCCTCGATCCGTTAATGACCATTGGCGATCATTGTATTGAAACCTTAAGAGCGCATCAACCGGAACTTTCCAAACAGCAAGCGAAAGAGATTGCACTTTCTACCCTAGAGGCAGTTAAGATCCCTGCTGCGCGATGGTCGCAGTATCCCCATGAGTTTAGCGGCGGGATGCGCCAACGGGTAGCGATCGCGCTGGCTTTATTACTCAATCCTAAACTGATCGTAGCGGACGAACCCACGACTAGCTTAGATGTCACCGTCGCCGCCCAAATTTTGCAGGAACTCACCCGCCTGTGTCGAGAACGGGAAATGGGACTGTTGGTGATTTCCCATGACTTAGCCATGATTGGCGAATATTGCGACAAAATCGGAGTGATGTACAACGGTCGCCTGGTGGAGTTGGGCGAAACTGAAGCAATTTTCCGTCAACCGCAACACGAGTATACGCGATCGCTCTTAAAAGCCGCCCTGCACATTCAAGCCACCCCCGATGCTGAGGTTTCTCCCCAACCCCTGGAGAAAATAGAACCCCTTCTGCGCGTCACCGAACTCAAACAACACTACACCCTAGAAGGGAGTTTGATTCAACAACTCTTTCGCAAAGAGACACCCGCGATTAAAGCGGTTGATGGCGTTACCTTAGAACTTTATCCTGGGGAAATTTTTGGCTTAGTCGGAGAATCCGGTTGTGGCAAAAGTACCCTATCGCGCACCTTGTTGCAACTGATCCGCCCCACTAGCGGTACGGTGGAATTTTTGGGGCAAAATTTAACCCACGCCAACCGCAAAACCCTGCGAGAATTTCGCCGCCAGATGCAAATGGTGTTTCAAGACCCCCACGCCTGCTTGAACCCCCTAATGACGATTGGAGAAAGTATCGCCGATCCGTTGTTAATTCACAAACTGGCAAATCCCAAAGAAGCAAAAGTGCAAGTGCTGCAAATGCTAGAACGGGTTGGCCTCTCTCCAGCAACCGGGTATTATGACCGCTATCCCGGCGAGTTGTCTGGAGGACAACAACAACGAGTTGCGATCGCCAGAGCTTTAATTACCCGCCCAAAACTGCTAATCTGTGACGAACCCGTCAGTATGCTAGACGCCAGCGTCCAAGCCCAAGTGCTAGACCTGATGCTAGAACTCAAGCGCGATTTCGATCTAACCTATTTATTTATTACCCACGATCTTTGGTTAGCCCGCTTTTTGTGCGATCGCATCGCCGTCATGAACGCCGGCAAAATCGTCGAAATAGGCATCACCCAAGACATTTTCAACCAACCTCAACACCCCTATACGCAAACCCTCCTCAGTTCCGCCCCCCTGTTGGCGAGAACACCCTAG
- the patD gene encoding heterocyst frequency control protein PatD, whose amino-acid sequence MLPFTHRQNLQQFQQALTDLQHQTASSELNPAQLRESVQTLQALFQRQISPLLAEEGEAAIAPRVSSILTEIHKQLQLLAMDVTFLQVSRQSATGQQRLTQMRDRIATILRYCEPLLSAE is encoded by the coding sequence GTGTTGCCTTTTACTCACCGTCAAAACCTGCAACAATTCCAGCAAGCCTTAACGGACTTGCAGCACCAGACTGCTTCAAGCGAACTCAATCCCGCACAGCTACGAGAAAGCGTGCAAACCCTACAAGCTTTATTTCAACGACAGATTTCTCCTCTTCTAGCTGAGGAGGGAGAAGCCGCGATCGCGCCTCGCGTTTCCTCGATATTAACTGAAATTCACAAGCAACTACAGTTACTCGCAATGGATGTCACCTTTTTGCAAGTCTCTCGCCAGTCTGCAACCGGACAGCAACGCCTCACTCAAATGCGCGATCGCATTGCAACTATTCTGCGTTATTGCGAGCCTCTTCTGAGTGCTGAGTAG
- a CDS encoding bifunctional (p)ppGpp synthetase/guanosine-3',5'-bis(diphosphate) 3'-pyrophosphohydrolase, with amino-acid sequence MVLTATYECTVPDWLQDCLATSSIVEKTEVERQERDSPREAPRDGDLIRQAFEFAYQLHRGQYRKSGEPYISHPVAVAGLLRELGGSAPMIAAGFLHDVVEDTDVTPEEIEQRFGTEVRHLVEGVTKLSKFTFSSKTERQAENFRRMFLAMAKDIRVIVVKLADRLHNMRTLEYMSPEKQRAIALETREIFAPLANRLGIGRFKWELEDLAFKYLEPEQYRQIQELIAEKRVNREARLSGVIEMLGQRLEQIGVREFEIKGRPKHLYGIYQKMQRQQKEFHEIFDIAAVRIIVQCNDECYRALAVVHDAFRPIPGRFKDYIGLPKPNRYQSLHTGVIGHTGRPIEFQIRTWEMHHVAEYGIAAHWKYKETGSSNASLTNSDEKFTWLRQLLEWQSDLKDAQEYLESIKDNLFEDDVYVFTPQGDVLSLNRGATPVDFAYRIHTEVGNHCAGAKVNGKMIPLDTLLKNGDIVEIITQKNSHPSLDWLNFAVTTGARNRIRQWYKRSHREENVMRGRELLEKELGKNGFEALLKSEPMQATAERCNYHGVEDLLAALGYGEVTLNLVVNRLREAIKAKQPITPASNAQDACTIISTLLPSPAPSPTPQSKSPIVGVEGLLYHIAGCCTPIPGEPIIGVVTRGSRGISIHRQGCVNVDNVEGDRLVPVSWNSATSEESRPQTYTVQVQIEAIDRVGVLKDILLRLSDNSINVRNVQVKTCPGKPAIIDLGIDIRDRRQLEQVFAQIRKMSDILNLRRIGKTEDS; translated from the coding sequence ATGGTTCTAACAGCAACTTATGAATGTACCGTTCCTGACTGGCTTCAGGACTGTCTAGCCACCTCCTCCATTGTGGAGAAAACCGAAGTTGAACGCCAAGAACGCGATTCACCCAGGGAAGCGCCGCGCGATGGCGATTTGATCCGCCAAGCCTTTGAATTCGCCTACCAGTTGCATCGCGGTCAATATCGTAAATCGGGAGAACCCTATATTTCCCATCCAGTGGCGGTTGCGGGACTGCTGCGCGAGTTAGGCGGAAGCGCGCCAATGATCGCCGCCGGGTTTCTCCATGATGTGGTAGAAGATACTGATGTCACGCCAGAGGAGATTGAACAGCGCTTTGGGACTGAGGTTCGCCATTTGGTGGAAGGGGTAACGAAGTTATCGAAATTCACCTTTTCCAGCAAAACCGAACGCCAAGCGGAAAATTTTCGCCGGATGTTTTTGGCGATGGCGAAGGATATTCGCGTGATTGTGGTGAAGCTGGCCGATCGCCTCCACAATATGCGGACGCTAGAATATATGAGTCCGGAGAAGCAAAGAGCGATCGCTCTAGAGACGCGCGAAATTTTTGCCCCTTTGGCGAACCGCTTGGGAATTGGTCGGTTTAAGTGGGAATTAGAAGATTTAGCCTTTAAATATCTTGAACCCGAACAATATCGCCAAATTCAAGAACTAATCGCCGAAAAACGGGTGAACCGAGAGGCGCGCCTGTCTGGGGTGATTGAAATGTTGGGACAGCGCCTCGAACAAATTGGCGTGCGCGAATTTGAAATTAAAGGTCGCCCTAAGCATCTCTATGGCATTTATCAGAAAATGCAGCGCCAGCAGAAAGAATTTCACGAAATCTTTGATATTGCGGCGGTGCGGATTATTGTGCAATGTAATGACGAGTGTTACCGCGCTTTAGCCGTCGTTCACGATGCGTTTCGCCCTATTCCCGGACGTTTCAAAGATTACATTGGTTTACCGAAGCCCAATCGCTATCAATCTTTGCATACGGGCGTGATTGGCCATACGGGTCGTCCGATTGAATTTCAGATTCGGACTTGGGAAATGCACCATGTTGCCGAATATGGGATCGCGGCGCATTGGAAGTATAAGGAAACGGGATCGAGTAATGCCTCGCTGACCAATTCGGATGAAAAGTTTACTTGGTTAAGACAACTTTTAGAGTGGCAAAGCGACTTAAAAGACGCTCAAGAATATTTAGAGAGTATAAAAGATAACTTATTTGAAGACGATGTATACGTGTTTACACCGCAAGGCGACGTGCTATCGCTGAATCGCGGTGCAACACCTGTGGATTTTGCCTACCGCATCCATACAGAAGTGGGGAATCACTGTGCGGGTGCAAAGGTGAATGGTAAGATGATCCCGCTCGATACGCTGTTGAAAAATGGCGATATTGTTGAGATTATCACCCAAAAGAATTCTCACCCTAGCTTAGACTGGCTGAACTTTGCGGTGACGACCGGGGCAAGAAACCGGATTCGCCAATGGTACAAGCGATCGCACCGAGAAGAAAACGTGATGCGGGGTCGAGAATTGCTAGAGAAGGAGTTAGGGAAAAATGGCTTTGAGGCTTTACTGAAGTCCGAACCCATGCAAGCCACCGCCGAACGCTGCAACTATCATGGGGTTGAAGACTTGCTGGCGGCGTTGGGATATGGCGAAGTCACGCTAAATCTCGTAGTTAACCGCTTGCGCGAAGCCATTAAAGCCAAACAACCCATTACTCCAGCTTCAAATGCACAGGATGCCTGTACGATTATCTCAACTCTGCTTCCCTCACCGGCCCCCTCTCCAACTCCTCAAAGCAAATCGCCAATTGTGGGGGTTGAAGGGTTACTGTATCATATTGCCGGATGTTGTACGCCCATTCCAGGAGAACCCATTATTGGAGTTGTGACGCGGGGAAGCCGGGGCATTTCCATTCACCGTCAAGGCTGCGTTAATGTAGATAATGTTGAGGGCGATCGCCTTGTCCCGGTTAGCTGGAACTCAGCCACCAGTGAAGAAAGCCGTCCCCAAACCTATACCGTCCAAGTGCAGATTGAAGCCATTGACCGGGTTGGCGTCCTCAAAGATATTCTATTGCGCTTGAGCGATAACAGCATTAATGTGCGAAACGTGCAAGTCAAGACTTGTCCGGGGAAACCTGCGATTATCGATCTAGGGATCGATATCCGCGATCGCCGTCAACTCGAACAAGTCTTTGCTCAAATTCGCAAAATGAGCGATATTCTCAACCTGCGTCGCATCGGTAAAACCGAAGATTCATAA
- a CDS encoding YdiU family protein, whose protein sequence is MTPNPFIDLNYEPALEELGEDYYDLVAPAEFPQHILRWRNDPLLSKISLDPKSVTDEHFIQTFGKFEVPRSFLALRYHGYQFGEYNPHLGDGRGFLFGQVRGVDGELYDFGTKGSGRTPYSRTADGRLTLKGGVREVLAAEALHQLGVTTSRCLSVVETGEQLWRGDEPSPTRSCVMVRFSRSHIRFGTFERLYYFQRSDLIKKLLDHAIAVYYPTLASPLAAQSKKGSDCTELYAQFYAELVLRVAELAAQWMTAGFCHAVLNTDNMSITGESFDYGPYAFIPNYNPQFTAAYFDYYGRYSYGNQPEICRLNLEMLQIPLKLVVPQQELETGLAQYDSHYFQTYQQLMMRKLGLEGVPPAVAEALLEQTIYLLKDTQLGYHEFFIRLSEVFDASWREDATQIPNWANAGPSATWENWRNLYYRQLQSYSPEELSQVATRLRQHNPKTVLLRPVIESVWEAITTEDNWEPFYQLVRELQQSPV, encoded by the coding sequence ATGACTCCCAACCCCTTCATCGACCTGAATTACGAACCCGCCCTTGAAGAATTAGGCGAAGATTACTACGATCTAGTTGCACCCGCAGAATTTCCCCAGCATATCCTCCGCTGGCGTAACGACCCACTCTTATCCAAAATCAGTCTCGATCCCAAAAGCGTCACCGACGAACACTTCATTCAAACCTTTGGGAAATTTGAAGTCCCCCGTTCCTTCCTTGCCTTACGCTACCACGGTTATCAATTTGGTGAATATAACCCTCATTTAGGAGATGGACGCGGCTTTCTGTTCGGACAAGTTCGAGGAGTAGACGGCGAACTCTATGACTTTGGCACCAAAGGATCGGGTAGAACCCCCTATTCTCGCACCGCCGATGGTAGACTGACCCTCAAAGGTGGCGTTCGCGAAGTTTTAGCCGCAGAAGCCTTACATCAACTTGGGGTAACAACCTCCCGCTGTCTAAGCGTCGTCGAAACCGGCGAACAACTTTGGCGCGGCGACGAACCTTCCCCCACCCGTTCCTGCGTCATGGTTCGGTTTAGCCGTTCTCACATCCGCTTTGGTACCTTTGAACGCCTCTATTACTTCCAGCGTTCCGATTTAATCAAAAAACTCTTAGACCACGCGATCGCAGTTTACTACCCCACCCTAGCCTCACCGCTAGCCGCACAATCCAAAAAAGGTTCAGACTGCACCGAACTCTACGCCCAGTTTTATGCAGAATTAGTATTAAGAGTCGCCGAACTTGCCGCCCAGTGGATGACAGCAGGATTCTGCCACGCCGTCCTTAATACCGATAATATGTCGATTACCGGGGAAAGCTTTGATTATGGCCCTTACGCCTTTATCCCCAACTACAACCCCCAGTTCACCGCCGCGTATTTTGACTATTACGGACGCTACAGCTACGGAAACCAGCCGGAAATTTGTCGCCTCAACCTAGAAATGCTGCAAATTCCCCTAAAATTGGTCGTTCCCCAGCAGGAGTTAGAAACGGGTTTAGCGCAATATGACAGCCATTACTTCCAAACCTATCAGCAGTTAATGATGCGGAAGCTAGGTTTAGAAGGCGTTCCTCCCGCCGTCGCCGAAGCTTTACTCGAACAGACGATTTATCTGTTGAAGGATACCCAACTGGGATATCATGAGTTTTTTATCCGCCTCAGCGAAGTCTTTGATGCGAGTTGGCGCGAAGACGCTACCCAAATTCCCAATTGGGCGAATGCTGGGCCAAGCGCCACCTGGGAAAACTGGCGAAATCTCTACTATCGCCAGTTACAATCCTATTCTCCAGAGGAATTGTCTCAAGTTGCAACGCGCCTGCGCCAGCATAATCCTAAAACGGTTTTGCTACGTCCAGTGATTGAATCCGTCTGGGAAGCCATCACCACCGAAGATAACTGGGAACCGTTCTACCAACTGGTACGCGAATTGCAGCAAAGTCCAGTTTAG
- a CDS encoding DNA cytosine methyltransferase: MQKPACNPGSRVRYRANIKLSKEQDRELNNSLNLNFESPSLHGALTQSRNDLRVVELFAGAGGMGVGFLMAGNRTSGFRIIHSAEIHPVYLKSLETNYKYFYDHANNRLDRCIPSDFIPVDLTKNCDRQTVYQAVEEAGGVDIVIGGTPCQGFSPSNRSNWNSKNRYNQLVEYFIQCALEIAPKVILLENVQGILWTPRSDKNNNLRKATVVDYIARKFTNAGYVLFPAVLDAAWYGVPQHRNRFFLLALHNSLGYTADHFGEWGAFPHPTHGAGSNYNYVTVREAIADLPMVDNGENKVIQDYSEPTGEQLRSNWFLKVMREMASPKIIEGHVVSKQADYVIERYQNIPAGGNWQNIRHMMTNYSNIEKTHSNIYRRLKWDEPSITIGNYRKSMIIHPEQHRGLSLREASRLQSLPDWFTFCGGIENPQSGGLMHKQQQLANTVSFLLTLAIARYILKL; encoded by the coding sequence ATGCAAAAACCAGCTTGCAATCCTGGTTCGAGAGTTCGTTACAGGGCTAATATTAAATTATCAAAAGAGCAAGATCGGGAACTGAACAACTCTCTGAATCTTAACTTTGAATCTCCTTCTTTACATGGTGCGCTTACACAGAGCAGAAATGATTTGCGCGTCGTAGAGCTTTTTGCTGGCGCAGGAGGGATGGGCGTGGGGTTTTTAATGGCTGGCAATCGAACAAGTGGATTTAGAATTATTCATTCTGCTGAAATTCACCCTGTTTATTTAAAAAGCCTTGAAACAAATTATAAATATTTTTACGATCATGCTAATAACAGGCTTGATAGATGTATTCCATCTGACTTCATACCTGTAGATTTAACAAAGAATTGCGATCGTCAAACTGTGTATCAAGCAGTTGAGGAAGCAGGTGGTGTCGATATTGTTATTGGCGGAACGCCCTGTCAAGGATTTTCTCCATCTAATCGAAGTAATTGGAATTCCAAGAATCGTTACAATCAACTGGTTGAATATTTTATTCAGTGTGCTTTGGAAATAGCACCAAAAGTAATTCTTTTAGAAAATGTACAGGGAATTTTATGGACACCTCGTTCAGACAAAAATAATAATCTTCGGAAAGCTACAGTAGTAGATTATATCGCCCGAAAGTTTACAAATGCTGGCTACGTGCTTTTTCCAGCAGTATTAGATGCTGCTTGGTATGGAGTTCCGCAGCACCGCAATAGATTTTTTTTGTTAGCATTGCATAATAGCCTTGGTTATACAGCCGATCATTTTGGTGAATGGGGAGCGTTTCCACATCCTACTCATGGAGCAGGGAGTAATTATAATTATGTAACAGTAAGGGAAGCGATCGCTGATTTACCTATGGTTGATAATGGTGAAAATAAAGTTATTCAAGATTATTCTGAACCTACAGGAGAACAGTTAAGGTCAAATTGGTTTTTAAAAGTTATGCGCGAAATGGCAAGTCCAAAGATTATTGAAGGTCATGTTGTTTCAAAACAAGCTGATTACGTAATTGAAAGATACCAAAATATTCCCGCTGGCGGAAATTGGCAGAACATCAGACACATGATGACCAACTATTCTAATATAGAAAAAACTCATAGTAATATTTACAGACGTTTAAAATGGGATGAACCTTCAATTACAATTGGCAATTACCGCAAAAGTATGATAATTCATCCAGAGCAACATAGAGGATTATCATTACGAGAAGCTAGTCGTTTGCAGTCTCTTCCCGATTGGTTTACTTTTTGTGGGGGTATCGAAAATCCTCAAAGTGGAGGATTAATGCACAAACAACAGCAGTTAGCTAATACTGTTAGTTTTCTTTTGACATTAGCGATAGCCAGGTACATTCTTAAGCTTTGA
- a CDS encoding Z1 domain-containing protein translates to MAEINCLDGDNITNLREDLHDEENISYNDFDQILQIASEVLERCLDRGENGSVKGLIYGHVQSGKTAVILTTMALAADNGFNNFVVMTSDLNDIYDQTLKRIKGALDSFQVFGKTEIRNNLAATPGLPLALVCSKNPRRLQDVLNIVQQSNWQNEPVIIIDDEADQASLDTNINDLNRPTSAVNQGIVDLRNNLNSHTYLQTTATPQALLLQDSQSAFRPDFVVVTEPGTGYAGGNYFFDNNNNFNNSRHIRIVPLIDLNKLRNSNRIPDTVIQSMLVFFLGAAILRIQGNSKKYTYLLHTSFRQGDHHLAAELVDQFKSELTTQLKQHPHDPIMGLSSALRTQLQNAYNDLQQTFINVPSFSEVLVEISRRITSTEVIEINSDSGEGIKDQPTRKHTLYIGGTKIGRGVTVKNLLVTYYGRDAQQPQMDTVLQHARMYGYRQNELPATRIYLPSHLAQRFVDIHISDNLVREQCQATYLPIQTIPLMQKGMKPTRRNVLNENTVTLVTYQGGKQYFPSLPISDPKILGNQTQELDNLLSTANYPNLRQSYTVTIDKILEILNFQYGTPGTSGAWNDDLIRQAIAALRDQTRYQNTGSVVIVNLNSDLKKSASRNYTQLGSVLTGDAGKIPYGVDRNYPALLMTRLKGEVSPQGGWHGVPFWVPVIRFPDGNYAFSVNES, encoded by the coding sequence ATGGCAGAGATCAACTGTTTAGATGGGGATAACATTACCAATCTTAGAGAGGATTTACACGATGAGGAAAATATTTCTTACAATGACTTTGATCAGATTCTTCAGATAGCCTCAGAAGTTTTAGAAAGATGTCTAGACAGAGGAGAAAATGGCTCTGTAAAAGGATTGATTTACGGCCATGTTCAAAGTGGAAAAACAGCCGTTATTCTAACAACGATGGCTTTGGCCGCAGATAACGGGTTTAATAATTTTGTAGTAATGACATCTGATCTTAATGATATCTATGATCAGACCCTTAAAAGAATAAAAGGCGCATTAGATAGTTTTCAAGTTTTTGGCAAAACAGAGATAAGGAATAATCTGGCGGCTACACCTGGTTTACCACTAGCTTTAGTTTGTTCTAAAAATCCACGTAGGCTACAAGATGTTTTAAATATTGTTCAGCAGTCAAATTGGCAAAATGAGCCAGTAATTATTATTGATGATGAGGCAGATCAAGCTAGCTTAGATACTAATATTAATGACCTAAATAGACCTACAAGTGCAGTCAATCAAGGGATTGTTGATTTAAGAAATAATTTGAACTCTCACACATATTTACAAACTACTGCTACTCCCCAAGCATTACTACTACAAGATAGTCAAAGTGCATTCAGGCCTGATTTTGTTGTTGTTACAGAGCCAGGTACAGGTTATGCTGGTGGTAACTACTTTTTTGACAACAACAATAACTTTAATAATTCCCGTCATATTCGCATAGTTCCTCTGATTGACCTTAATAAGCTTAGGAATAGTAATCGTATTCCTGATACTGTCATACAGTCAATGTTGGTCTTCTTTTTAGGAGCAGCAATTTTAAGAATACAGGGTAATTCAAAAAAATATACATATTTGCTTCACACTAGCTTTAGGCAAGGAGATCATCATTTAGCAGCCGAATTAGTCGATCAGTTTAAGAGTGAATTAACAACTCAGCTTAAACAACATCCTCATGACCCTATCATGGGTTTGTCTTCTGCTCTCAGAACACAATTGCAAAATGCTTACAATGATTTGCAACAAACTTTTATAAATGTTCCATCTTTTAGCGAGGTTCTGGTAGAAATTTCCAGAAGAATTACCTCTACAGAAGTTATAGAAATTAATTCTGATAGTGGCGAAGGAATTAAAGATCAACCAACACGAAAACATACTCTTTATATAGGTGGTACAAAAATAGGTCGTGGTGTTACTGTTAAGAATCTTTTAGTTACTTACTATGGTAGAGATGCTCAACAACCACAGATGGATACAGTTCTACAACATGCCAGAATGTATGGATACCGTCAAAATGAATTACCAGCTACTCGTATTTACTTACCAAGTCATTTAGCTCAAAGGTTCGTTGATATTCATATAAGCGATAATTTAGTTAGGGAACAGTGCCAAGCAACTTATTTACCTATTCAGACAATTCCTTTAATGCAAAAGGGAATGAAACCAACTCGCCGTAATGTGTTAAATGAGAATACAGTTACTTTAGTAACTTATCAAGGAGGAAAACAGTATTTCCCATCGCTACCGATATCTGATCCTAAGATTTTGGGCAATCAAACTCAAGAACTTGATAATTTGCTGTCTACAGCTAACTACCCGAATTTAAGACAATCATATACAGTAACGATTGATAAGATTTTGGAAATTCTTAATTTTCAGTACGGGACACCAGGAACAAGTGGTGCTTGGAATGATGATTTGATCAGGCAAGCTATTGCTGCCCTGCGAGATCAGACGAGATACCAAAACACAGGTAGCGTAGTAATTGTTAATTTAAATTCAGACCTGAAGAAAAGCGCGAGTAGAAACTATACTCAGCTTGGCAGCGTTTTAACTGGTGATGCAGGAAAAATACCTTATGGAGTTGACCGCAATTATCCTGCGTTATTAATGACTCGATTAAAAGGTGAAGTGAGTCCTCAAGGTGGGTGGCATGGAGTACCTTTCTGGGTTCCAGTTATCAGATTTCCGGATGGTAATTATGCGTTTTCTGTAAATGAAAGCTGA
- a CDS encoding DedA family protein, producing MAQWITTIMNSLGYGGIALLMFLENLFPPIPSELIMPLAGFTVAQGQMNFTLAVLAGLAGTLLGALPWYYVGYAFGEERIKQFADRYGRWLTLSSQDIEKANRWFDRNGKKAVLTGRLVPGVRTLISLPAGLNRMPFIPFLFYTSLGSVVWIGLLTFAGYALGNNYALVERYIGPLSKIILLALVIFVVFWIVKRQRRD from the coding sequence ATGGCGCAGTGGATTACCACCATTATGAATTCCCTCGGCTATGGGGGAATCGCATTGTTGATGTTTCTGGAAAACCTATTTCCCCCCATTCCCTCAGAGCTAATTATGCCTCTAGCCGGGTTTACTGTCGCTCAGGGTCAGATGAATTTTACCTTGGCGGTTCTCGCAGGTTTAGCCGGAACCTTATTAGGAGCGTTGCCTTGGTACTATGTGGGTTATGCCTTTGGGGAAGAACGGATTAAGCAGTTTGCAGATCGTTATGGACGCTGGTTAACCCTCAGCAGCCAAGATATAGAGAAGGCGAACCGCTGGTTCGATCGCAATGGCAAGAAAGCGGTATTAACAGGTCGTCTCGTTCCTGGGGTGCGGACTTTAATTTCGCTCCCGGCAGGTTTAAATCGGATGCCGTTTATCCCATTTCTCTTCTACACCAGTCTGGGTAGTGTCGTTTGGATTGGTTTGCTCACCTTTGCTGGCTATGCTTTGGGGAATAATTACGCCCTAGTTGAGCGATACATTGGGCCGCTTTCCAAAATTATTCTGCTGGCGTTGGTGATTTTCGTTGTCTTTTGGATTGTGAAACGCCAACGACGAGATTGA
- a CDS encoding exopolysaccharide biosynthesis protein, with translation MARLSVELQRYFFEEERASTVTLSEILSLAGERIFGFLFVLLSLPSALPVPAPGYSVPFGIVIFLLAVQLIAGAKQPALPERISHRPIALKQIQGIMKAGIPWLRRIETIARPRLMGVCTSLPGRVVVGSAIALMAISMMIPIPGTNTLPAIGIFVTGFGLMEDDGFISLGGLILCVMGAILSTSIIVALYIGGSNILDLLKDWLSTL, from the coding sequence ATGGCTCGACTTTCTGTAGAACTGCAACGCTACTTTTTTGAAGAAGAACGCGCCTCTACTGTCACCCTATCGGAAATCCTATCGCTAGCGGGAGAGCGAATTTTTGGGTTTTTATTTGTTTTATTATCTCTGCCCTCAGCATTGCCCGTTCCTGCACCGGGTTATTCAGTGCCGTTTGGGATTGTGATTTTTTTATTAGCGGTGCAATTAATTGCGGGTGCTAAACAGCCTGCTTTACCAGAACGCATCAGCCACCGACCCATCGCGCTAAAGCAAATTCAAGGGATTATGAAAGCCGGGATTCCTTGGTTGCGTCGGATTGAAACGATTGCGCGTCCAAGACTCATGGGGGTTTGTACCAGTTTACCGGGTCGGGTTGTGGTGGGAAGCGCGATCGCTCTCATGGCGATTTCAATGATGATTCCAATTCCCGGTACCAATACCTTACCTGCGATCGGCATCTTTGTCACCGGATTTGGCTTAATGGAAGATGATGGCTTCATTAGCCTGGGTGGATTAATTCTGTGTGTAATGGGGGCAATTCTCAGCACCTCCATTATTGTTGCCCTCTATATCGGTGGCAGCAATATTCTCGATTTGCTCAAAGATTGGCTTTCTACCCTTTAA